From the genome of Scytonema hofmannii PCC 7110, one region includes:
- the rodA gene encoding rod shape-determining protein RodA: MLLKRSLPRVRWKYWFKPWQQVDLLLFILPVALTVFGGVMIRSTELNQGLTDWWWHWLMGGIGLILAIFISRCRYENLIQWHWITYAITNASLIAVMLIGHSAKGAQRWISVAGFNVQPSEFAKIGLIITLAVMLHKRTASNLDNVTRALGITAVPWALVFLQPDLATSLVFGAIVLGMLYWANANPGWLILLVSPIFAAIFFGIHWPFSIALFGDFTLTPLGLLWSFAMGLLGFLTLPWRRYGLNGIGALSLNLLGGELGVFAWNHVLKEYQKDRLTVFVNPEHDPLGAGYHLIQSRIAIGAGEWWGWGLFKGPMTQLNFVPEQHTDFIFSAVGEEFGFIGCLVILFAFCLVCQRLLHIAQTSKDNFGSLLAIGVLSMIVFQMVVNIGMTVGLAPVAGIPLPWMSYGRSAMLKNFIALGLVESVANFRQRQKY, from the coding sequence ATGTTGTTAAAACGTTCGCTTCCCAGAGTTCGCTGGAAGTATTGGTTTAAACCTTGGCAGCAAGTAGATTTGTTGTTATTTATATTACCAGTCGCGCTTACCGTATTTGGCGGTGTCATGATCCGCAGTACAGAATTGAACCAGGGTCTTACGGACTGGTGGTGGCATTGGCTTATGGGTGGTATTGGTCTCATCCTAGCCATTTTCATTTCCAGATGCCGTTACGAGAACTTGATTCAGTGGCATTGGATAACATACGCCATAACGAACGCAAGCTTAATTGCGGTCATGTTGATTGGTCACAGTGCTAAAGGCGCACAAAGATGGATTAGCGTTGCAGGTTTTAACGTACAACCTTCAGAATTCGCCAAAATAGGTTTAATCATTACCTTGGCAGTGATGTTACACAAACGCACTGCTTCCAATTTAGATAATGTTACTAGAGCTTTGGGAATTACCGCAGTGCCTTGGGCATTGGTGTTTTTGCAGCCAGATTTGGCAACATCACTCGTATTTGGTGCGATCGTATTGGGGATGTTGTATTGGGCAAACGCTAACCCAGGTTGGTTAATACTGCTAGTTTCTCCTATTTTTGCAGCTATTTTCTTCGGCATACACTGGCCTTTCTCCATTGCGTTATTTGGTGACTTCACTTTGACCCCCTTGGGATTGCTGTGGTCATTTGCCATGGGATTGCTAGGCTTTTTAACTCTTCCTTGGCGTCGATACGGGCTTAACGGTATCGGTGCTTTATCCCTTAATCTTTTGGGTGGGGAATTGGGCGTATTCGCGTGGAATCACGTACTAAAAGAGTATCAAAAAGATAGATTAACAGTATTTGTCAACCCCGAACACGATCCTTTAGGCGCAGGATATCACCTCATCCAATCCCGTATTGCTATTGGTGCAGGCGAATGGTGGGGATGGGGTCTTTTTAAAGGTCCCATGACTCAGTTAAATTTCGTTCCCGAACAGCATACAGACTTTATTTTCTCGGCGGTAGGTGAGGAATTTGGTTTTATTGGCTGTTTGGTCATTCTATTTGCCTTTTGTTTGGTGTGTCAGCGCCTGCTACATATTGCCCAAACTTCTAAAGATAACTTTGGTTCGTTGCTAGCTATAGGCGTTTTATCCATGATTGTGTTCCAAATGGTTGTGAATATTGGCATGACTGTTGGTTTAGCACCAGTTGCGGGAATACCCCTCCCTTGGATGAGTTATGGACGTTCTGCCATGCTGAAAAACTTTATTGCTTTAGGACTTGTCGAGTCGGTAGCAAATTTCCGCCAACGACAAAAGTATTAA
- a CDS encoding cation:proton antiporter, protein MELMSQVLALEPSVQVLSKEPIVPIAILLVVILVVPILFERLRLPGLVGLLLAGLVLGSNGFDVLSKDSVLVNLLSDIGLVYLMFVAGLQVDIQQFCRVKNRSFGFGFFTFIVPLLVGTAIGRIFNFDWNAAILIGSLLASHTLVAYPMIARLGVVNNEAVAVTIGATILTDIGALVILAISLVVHKSEQFSYNALVGLISSLIVYSIVVLVGFDWVGKEFFRRSGDEEGNQFLFVLLSVFVTSVGAQIIGIDKIFGAFLAGLAVNETVGEGPAKDKVLFVGNVFFIPIFFVNLGLLMDLPSLATTFKTLLLTVLIVVGLITSKFIAAFLAKVTYRYTWQEVFAMWSLSIPQVGTTLAAGLVGYQAKLLNIQTLNSIIILMLVTSILGPLITSRAAVGLTSPPCKEHQAIAPPYQKPEERDNQYTIIVPVYNPQTQQHLIEMAGLLARQTNGRIIPLAIATAFAHMDSPQLEASVERSQRLLAKATALSKVLGVEAQPLMRIDDAFAQGISRASREQKASLIVMGWGKRTGLKARLFGNVIDNVLWSSHCPVAVTRLVDSPSKIQRILVPLENLTSPSLQSVQFAQILAEANQAQVTLLNVCERRTSSNKIAWRRSQLSLTVSKLGTPNPPEIQIIAHENTAQAILQAARLFDLVVLPFIRNRTSPDRLAISDVTTQLANQLTCSIVMLGEPQRIQTAVVPAGVPTTTAAMSEGIV, encoded by the coding sequence ATGGAACTCATGTCACAAGTTCTTGCTTTGGAACCATCTGTCCAAGTTCTTAGCAAGGAACCTATTGTTCCCATTGCTATTCTGTTGGTAGTCATTTTAGTTGTACCAATCCTGTTTGAACGGCTGCGATTGCCAGGATTAGTAGGGTTGCTTCTTGCAGGGTTAGTCCTTGGATCGAATGGCTTCGATGTCTTGAGTAAAGATTCTGTCCTCGTAAATTTACTGTCGGACATTGGGTTAGTTTACCTAATGTTTGTGGCTGGGTTACAAGTAGATATACAACAATTTTGTCGTGTAAAAAATCGTTCGTTTGGATTTGGATTTTTTACATTTATAGTTCCTTTATTAGTAGGAACTGCTATAGGGCGGATTTTTAACTTTGACTGGAATGCTGCTATTTTGATTGGCTCTTTATTGGCTTCCCACACTCTGGTTGCATATCCCATGATTGCTCGCTTGGGTGTTGTCAATAATGAAGCTGTGGCTGTTACTATCGGAGCCACTATTCTGACTGATATTGGTGCTTTGGTTATATTGGCGATTAGCTTAGTCGTTCATAAATCTGAACAATTTAGCTACAATGCACTGGTTGGATTAATTAGTTCTTTAATTGTCTACTCAATTGTAGTTTTAGTAGGCTTTGATTGGGTAGGTAAAGAATTTTTTCGCCGTTCGGGAGACGAAGAAGGAAATCAATTTTTATTTGTGCTTCTTTCTGTATTTGTGACTTCCGTAGGAGCACAAATCATTGGAATAGACAAGATTTTTGGAGCTTTTTTAGCTGGTTTGGCTGTTAATGAAACAGTAGGAGAAGGGCCAGCTAAAGATAAAGTATTATTCGTTGGCAATGTATTTTTTATTCCTATCTTCTTTGTTAATCTCGGTTTGCTGATGGATTTACCTTCTTTGGCAACCACTTTTAAGACTTTATTATTAACGGTTCTAATTGTTGTTGGTTTAATTACAAGTAAATTTATCGCGGCTTTTTTAGCAAAGGTCACTTACCGCTACACTTGGCAGGAAGTGTTCGCAATGTGGTCACTGTCAATACCGCAAGTGGGTACGACTTTAGCAGCAGGGTTGGTTGGGTATCAAGCTAAATTGCTAAATATTCAAACTCTAAACAGTATTATTATTTTAATGCTGGTGACTTCAATATTGGGACCGTTGATAACGAGTCGAGCCGCTGTAGGGTTAACTTCTCCACCGTGTAAAGAGCACCAAGCCATAGCGCCTCCTTATCAAAAGCCAGAGGAACGGGACAACCAGTACACTATCATAGTCCCCGTGTATAATCCCCAAACACAGCAACATCTCATTGAGATGGCTGGATTGTTAGCACGACAGACAAATGGTAGAATTATTCCCCTAGCGATCGCAACTGCTTTTGCCCATATGGATTCACCTCAGTTGGAAGCCTCTGTTGAACGGAGTCAACGCTTGCTAGCAAAAGCAACAGCACTGAGTAAAGTTTTGGGTGTAGAAGCTCAGCCGTTGATGCGAATAGATGATGCGTTTGCTCAAGGAATTAGTCGGGCTTCTCGAGAACAAAAGGCAAGTTTGATTGTCATGGGTTGGGGTAAACGGACTGGGTTAAAAGCACGTTTATTTGGTAATGTGATAGATAACGTTCTGTGGTCTTCTCATTGCCCGGTAGCTGTAACTCGTTTGGTGGATTCACCGAGTAAAATTCAACGGATTTTGGTTCCATTAGAAAATTTGACGTCACCTTCATTGCAATCTGTACAATTTGCTCAAATTTTAGCAGAAGCCAATCAGGCACAAGTGACACTGCTAAATGTCTGCGAACGTCGTACCAGTTCAAATAAAATTGCTTGGCGGCGATCGCAACTCTCGCTCACTGTATCTAAACTTGGGACACCAAATCCACCAGAAATTCAGATTATAGCTCATGAGAATACTGCCCAAGCAATTTTGCAGGCAGCAAGATTATTTGATTTAGTCGTATTGCCTTTTATCCGCAATCGTACTAGCCCCGATAGGTTAGCAATTAGTGATGTCACGACTCAACTGGCAAATCAACTCACCTGTTCCATCGTGATGCTAGGAGAACCCCAACGCATTCAAACAGCAGTTGTACCTGCTGGTGTTCCGACAACCACAGCAGCCATGTCTGAAGGGATTGTATAA
- a CDS encoding chromophore lyase CpcT/CpeT has protein sequence MILSQQLLTLARYLVGEFDNREQALADPAWYVHLRLWHRRVPLFEEDSVTIFAEQANIVQLDKPYRQRILRLTEGQNAHAPLKAQYYMPKNPSALLGAGCNPDLLNTLTPDQLELLPSCVLDVSQETLVSDSYKFAATPPINTLCSFTYGGSNIQVSLGFESTQDKFMSFDKGIDPITGKATWGAILGPYRYTKREQY, from the coding sequence ATGATTCTCTCGCAACAACTACTGACCCTTGCTCGCTACCTTGTTGGTGAATTTGATAATCGAGAACAAGCTCTTGCAGATCCTGCTTGGTACGTTCATTTGCGTTTGTGGCATAGAAGAGTGCCTCTCTTTGAAGAAGATAGTGTGACCATCTTTGCTGAACAAGCCAATATTGTCCAACTGGATAAACCTTACCGTCAGCGAATTTTACGTCTTACCGAAGGACAAAATGCTCATGCACCCCTAAAAGCGCAATATTATATGCCTAAAAATCCCAGTGCTCTACTAGGTGCTGGGTGTAATCCCGATTTACTAAATACATTGACTCCTGACCAACTAGAATTGCTACCAAGCTGTGTACTTGATGTCAGCCAAGAGACTTTAGTCTCTGACAGCTATAAGTTTGCTGCCACTCCACCAATCAACACTCTTTGCAGTTTTACTTATGGTGGTAGTAATATACAAGTTTCTTTGGGCTTTGAATCTACTCAAGATAAATTTATGAGTTTCGACAAAGGTATTGACCCGATAACTGGAAAAGCAACTTGGGGTGCAATTTTAGGACCTTATCGCTATACTAAGCGAGAACAATATTAA
- a CDS encoding STAS domain-containing protein — protein MIYIDQQTYTTQDGNTVIVLTPSGRLDITTAWQFRLKLQECISKLSRHVVVNLGQVNFIDSSGLTSLVAGMRDADKVKGSFRICNVHPEAKLVFEVTMMDTVFEIFETEEEALEGIPRSIAS, from the coding sequence GTGATTTATATCGATCAACAAACTTATACAACCCAGGATGGAAATACAGTGATCGTTCTGACGCCATCAGGACGACTCGATATCACTACAGCTTGGCAATTTCGCTTGAAGTTGCAAGAATGTATTTCCAAGCTCAGCCGCCATGTGGTAGTTAATCTCGGTCAGGTGAATTTTATTGATAGTTCCGGGTTAACATCCTTGGTAGCAGGAATGCGCGATGCTGATAAAGTCAAAGGTAGTTTTCGGATCTGTAATGTCCATCCAGAAGCCAAACTCGTGTTTGAAGTCACTATGATGGACACTGTTTTTGAAATCTTTGAAACAGAAGAGGAAGCCTTAGAAGGCATACCTCGCAGCATTGCTAGCTAA
- the hemF gene encoding oxygen-dependent coproporphyrinogen oxidase — translation MLTNAQIPTLLAEPTQTLPTDAKTRVSQFMKQLQDQISQTLAELDGMGQFHEDSWERPEGGGGRSRVMREGAIFEQGGVNFSEVWGSQLPPSIITQRPEAAGHGFYATGTSMVLHPRNPYVPTVHLNYRYFEAGPVWWFGGGADLTPYYPFAEDASHFHKTLKQACDANRPEYYPVFKRWCDEYFYLKHRQETRGVGGLFFDYQDGQGALYHGPHQDSAAAVYSKGIGELAPRSWEQLFAFVQDCGNAFLPSYMPIVDRRHKMEYSDRQRNFQLYRRGRYVEFNLVYDRGTIFGLQTNGRTESILMSLPPLVRWEYGYQPEPNSHEAELYETFLKPQDWANLDQ, via the coding sequence ATGTTGACCAACGCCCAAATCCCAACTTTGCTAGCAGAACCCACACAAACCCTGCCAACTGACGCTAAAACCAGAGTCAGTCAGTTCATGAAACAGTTGCAAGACCAAATTTCTCAAACGTTGGCAGAACTCGATGGCATGGGACAATTTCATGAGGACTCCTGGGAACGCCCAGAAGGAGGTGGCGGACGCTCTCGTGTCATGCGTGAGGGCGCAATATTTGAACAAGGTGGTGTCAATTTTTCGGAAGTTTGGGGTTCTCAATTGCCGCCTTCTATCATAACTCAACGTCCAGAAGCGGCAGGGCATGGTTTTTATGCCACAGGTACCTCAATGGTGTTACATCCCCGCAATCCTTATGTGCCAACAGTCCATTTAAATTATCGCTACTTTGAAGCAGGACCGGTTTGGTGGTTTGGAGGTGGAGCAGATCTCACACCATACTATCCTTTTGCTGAAGATGCATCTCATTTTCACAAAACACTGAAGCAGGCTTGCGATGCCAATCGCCCAGAGTATTATCCGGTGTTTAAGCGCTGGTGTGATGAATATTTCTACTTAAAACACCGTCAAGAGACGCGGGGCGTTGGCGGATTATTTTTTGATTACCAAGATGGACAAGGGGCTTTGTATCACGGACCCCATCAAGATAGTGCAGCGGCTGTTTACAGCAAGGGAATCGGAGAATTGGCTCCACGCAGTTGGGAACAACTGTTTGCTTTTGTACAAGATTGTGGTAATGCTTTTCTACCATCTTATATGCCAATTGTGGATCGGCGACACAAGATGGAATATAGCGATCGCCAACGAAATTTTCAACTCTATCGCCGGGGTAGGTATGTAGAATTCAATTTGGTGTACGACAGAGGCACAATTTTCGGACTGCAAACCAACGGACGCACCGAATCTATCCTGATGTCACTTCCACCCTTAGTGCGGTGGGAATACGGCTATCAACCCGAACCCAATTCTCATGAAGCCGAGTTGTACGAAACCTTCCTCAAACCCCAAGATTGGGCAAACCTTGACCAGTGA
- a CDS encoding RNA-guided endonuclease InsQ/TnpB family protein: protein MYRTISVKARFTDIEEAFWLNQCEHSNSLINCAIYHVRQTHYARLEESGNALTTYWRGDELRHGWKTYKCFTTYPELDKVLKDNPHYKALAAQSAQQTLKTVGESITSYNGLVNAYYKGEVDKPSLPKYRKSGGLAAVTFPHQALIYKDGCFYPSISREIKPHLLSEIALPLPEFIDSDWVKEVTIRPYYGILWIDWVIDDGKLPIEINPNLDYNSAWSFDHGGTNWLTGVSTLGKSLIIDGKKLKSMNQGYCRLVAKYKQGKSDFYWDSNLDRVQRQRNNQMRDAINKAARFIINRCLADGVGNLIIGWNEGQKNGSNMNKCGNQNFVPIPTGRLIERLKQLCPEYGIVLTVTEEAYTSKASFLDDDFLPKYGEKPDGWKASGERIERGLYKTKKGFLINGDCNGAANIMAKVATQLGLVLVKVGRACLTTPHRYDLFRDLKNSFRTTLRSVSSEHGRRSI, encoded by the coding sequence CTGTACCGAACAATTTCAGTTAAAGCAAGATTTACAGACATTGAAGAAGCATTTTGGCTAAATCAATGCGAACACTCTAACAGTTTGATTAACTGTGCGATTTACCATGTTCGTCAAACTCATTATGCAAGGCTCGAAGAGTCAGGTAATGCGTTGACAACTTATTGGCGTGGGGATGAATTACGCCACGGTTGGAAGACTTATAAATGCTTTACAACTTACCCTGAACTGGATAAAGTTCTTAAGGACAATCCACACTACAAAGCTCTTGCTGCTCAGTCAGCACAGCAAACATTGAAAACTGTAGGAGAGTCAATTACTAGTTACAACGGATTAGTTAATGCATATTACAAGGGAGAGGTTGATAAACCATCTTTGCCAAAATATAGAAAAAGTGGTGGACTGGCGGCAGTAACTTTTCCACATCAAGCATTAATCTACAAAGATGGTTGTTTTTATCCGTCAATTAGTAGAGAAATTAAGCCACATCTGCTCAGTGAAATTGCTTTACCCTTACCAGAATTTATTGATTCGGATTGGGTGAAGGAAGTGACAATTCGTCCGTATTATGGGATCTTGTGGATAGATTGGGTGATAGATGACGGTAAGCTGCCAATTGAGATTAATCCGAACCTTGATTACAATAGCGCTTGGTCGTTTGACCATGGTGGAACTAATTGGTTAACAGGTGTTTCAACTCTTGGTAAAAGCTTAATCATTGATGGTAAAAAACTAAAATCAATGAATCAAGGTTATTGTCGTCTTGTTGCCAAATACAAGCAGGGTAAGTCAGATTTTTACTGGGACTCTAACCTTGATAGAGTGCAACGCCAACGCAACAACCAGATGCGAGATGCCATTAACAAAGCTGCCCGATTCATTATTAATCGATGCCTTGCTGATGGTGTTGGAAATCTGATTATTGGCTGGAATGAGGGACAAAAGAATGGTTCTAACATGAACAAATGTGGAAACCAAAATTTTGTACCCATTCCAACAGGTAGGTTAATTGAACGCCTTAAACAACTTTGTCCTGAATACGGAATTGTTTTAACTGTTACTGAGGAAGCATATACTTCAAAAGCGTCATTTCTTGATGATGACTTCTTACCTAAATACGGTGAAAAACCCGACGGATGGAAGGCATCAGGTGAGAGAATTGAGCGTGGTCTTTACAAAACCAAGAAAGGTTTTTTAATCAATGGTGACTGCAACGGTGCAGCCAACATAATGGCTAAAGTAGCCACACAGCTAGGACTTGTCCTAGTCAAGGTGGGTAGGGCGTGCTTGACTACGCCACATCGGTATGATTTGTTCCGCGATCTCAAGAATTCATTTCGTACAACGTTACGAAGTGTCTCTTCAGAGCACGGACGAAGATCCATTTAG
- a CDS encoding phage holin family protein encodes MNIGALLLVWLVTAIGLFIVSKLPFGVEIDSPEKAFISAAVLGIVTAVVRPLLRLVFAIPNFLTFNLLSSFFTFVITVVSFGIAAWLVQGFRLRYGAWSAILGALTLSILSSLLYHLLGG; translated from the coding sequence ATGAATATCGGGGCATTATTACTTGTTTGGTTGGTAACAGCCATTGGCTTATTTATAGTTAGCAAACTGCCGTTTGGAGTCGAAATCGACTCACCAGAAAAAGCTTTCATTTCCGCCGCCGTTTTGGGAATTGTGACAGCAGTTGTAAGACCGCTTTTACGCCTTGTATTTGCCATCCCCAACTTTCTGACTTTTAACTTGTTATCCAGCTTCTTCACATTTGTTATCACTGTGGTCAGTTTTGGGATTGCCGCTTGGTTAGTACAGGGTTTTCGCTTGCGTTACGGTGCTTGGAGCGCTATTTTAGGAGCTCTTACGCTCTCTATTCTTAGTAGCTTACTCTACCATTTGTTAGGAGGGTAG
- the psb29 gene encoding photosystem II biogenesis protein Psp29, with protein MNNVRTVSDTKRTFYNLHTRPINTIYRRVVEELMVEMHLLSVNVDFGYEPIYALGVVTAFERFMQGYQPERDQESIFNALVRALEEDPQRYRQDAQRLQSVAKNLPPSELIAWLSQQTHLDRDADLQSSLQAISKNPNFKYNRLFAIGVFSLLELSDPELVKDQKQLTEALKTIADGLHLSDDKLSKDLEVYRSNLDKVSQALAVMSDLLSADRKRREQRSQQSSTS; from the coding sequence GTGAATAACGTCCGTACTGTCTCTGATACTAAGCGAACTTTCTATAACCTTCATACCCGCCCGATAAATACTATCTACCGTCGGGTTGTGGAAGAGTTAATGGTGGAAATGCATTTACTGTCAGTAAATGTAGATTTTGGCTATGAGCCAATTTATGCCCTGGGCGTCGTTACTGCCTTTGAGCGTTTTATGCAAGGCTACCAGCCAGAACGGGATCAGGAGTCGATTTTTAACGCTCTTGTTCGAGCATTAGAAGAAGATCCACAGCGTTACAGACAAGATGCTCAAAGATTACAATCTGTAGCGAAAAACTTACCACCCTCCGAATTAATTGCGTGGTTAAGTCAACAAACGCATTTGGATAGAGATGCCGATCTTCAGTCCTCTCTGCAAGCAATTTCCAAAAACCCAAACTTTAAGTACAATCGCTTGTTTGCGATTGGAGTTTTTTCTTTACTAGAATTGTCAGACCCAGAACTTGTAAAAGACCAAAAGCAACTCACTGAAGCACTGAAAACAATTGCTGATGGACTCCATTTATCTGATGACAAACTCAGTAAAGATTTGGAAGTTTACCGTTCCAACTTAGATAAAGTGTCTCAAGCACTAGCAGTTATGTCGGATTTGCTGTCAGCAGATCGTAAAAGACGAGAACAAAGAAGTCAGCAGTCTAGTACTAGTTAG
- a CDS encoding Mrp/NBP35 family ATP-binding protein: MYDVLDSHSVLEVLRPVQDPELRKSLVELNMIRNIKIDGGQVSFTLVLTTPACPLREFIVEDCQKAVKQLPGVTNVSVEVTAETPQQKSLPDRNGISGVKNIVAVSSGKGGVGKSTVAVNVAVALAQTGAKVGLLDADIYGPNDPTMLGLADAEMVVKSTPKGEILEPAFNHGVKLVSMGFLIDRDQPVIWRGPMLNGVIRQFLYQVQWEELDYLIVDMPPGTGDAQLTLAQAVPMAGAVIVTTPQTVALLDARKGLRMFQQMNVPILGIVENMSYFIPPDMPDKQYDIFGSGGGSKTASELGVPLLGCVPMEISTRIGGDSGVPIVVSDPDSASAKALKAIALAIAGKVSVAALT, translated from the coding sequence ATGTATGATGTGCTCGATTCTCATTCAGTTTTAGAAGTATTGCGCCCGGTACAAGATCCAGAACTCCGCAAAAGTCTGGTTGAACTGAATATGATTCGCAATATCAAAATTGATGGTGGTCAGGTGAGCTTTACTTTGGTACTGACAACTCCTGCATGTCCTTTACGTGAATTTATTGTTGAAGATTGTCAAAAAGCTGTTAAGCAGTTACCAGGCGTGACAAATGTTTCTGTAGAAGTGACAGCAGAAACACCTCAACAAAAAAGTTTACCGGACCGCAACGGGATTTCCGGTGTAAAAAATATTGTTGCGGTTTCTAGTGGTAAAGGTGGAGTCGGTAAAAGTACAGTTGCCGTTAACGTAGCAGTTGCGCTAGCACAAACAGGAGCAAAAGTTGGTTTGCTTGATGCCGATATCTACGGTCCTAACGATCCCACGATGCTAGGGCTTGCTGATGCTGAGATGGTTGTAAAGTCAACACCCAAAGGCGAAATTCTAGAACCTGCTTTCAATCATGGTGTCAAACTCGTCTCCATGGGATTTCTGATTGACCGAGATCAGCCTGTCATTTGGCGCGGACCGATGCTGAATGGAGTGATTCGCCAGTTTCTCTACCAAGTTCAGTGGGAAGAGTTAGACTATTTGATTGTGGATATGCCTCCCGGAACGGGGGATGCTCAGCTAACATTAGCACAGGCAGTTCCAATGGCAGGAGCAGTTATTGTCACTACCCCACAAACTGTGGCACTGTTGGATGCTCGCAAAGGTTTGCGGATGTTCCAGCAAATGAACGTGCCAATTTTGGGAATAGTAGAAAATATGAGCTACTTTATTCCACCAGATATGCCAGATAAACAGTATGACATTTTTGGTTCCGGAGGTGGTTCTAAAACCGCAAGTGAATTGGGCGTACCATTACTAGGATGCGTACCTATGGAAATTTCTACCAGAATTGGTGGCGATAGTGGTGTTCCCATCGTTGTTTCCGACCCAGACTCAGCTAGCGCTAAAGCTTTGAAAGCGATCGCACTTGCTATTGCAGGCAAAGTATCAGTTGCTGCTTTGACCTAG
- a CDS encoding NAD(P)H dehydrogenase subunit NdhS yields the protein MILPGATIRVKNPADTYYRYEGLVQRVSDGKVAVLFEGGNWDKLVTFRLSELELLETTARKKK from the coding sequence ATGATTCTACCTGGAGCAACTATTCGTGTCAAGAATCCCGCAGATACTTACTATCGTTATGAAGGTCTCGTGCAACGGGTGAGCGATGGAAAAGTAGCGGTTCTATTTGAAGGTGGTAATTGGGATAAATTAGTTACATTCCGCCTCTCAGAGTTAGAACTCTTAGAAACAACAGCACGGAAAAAGAAATAG